The Mangifera indica cultivar Alphonso chromosome 12, CATAS_Mindica_2.1, whole genome shotgun sequence DNA window CATGAGCTGACAACCATTGCAAACACCAAGACTAAAAGTGTCTGGCCGCTTATAGAACTCCTGGAATTGATTTAGAAGTGGCTGATTGAATCGAATGGAGGCAGACCAACCTTTTGCAGAATCAAGAACATCAGCATAGCTAAAACCCCCTACAAAGGCAATTCCACGGAAGTCCTGAAGAGAGATGGCACCATTAAGAAGTTCTGACATTGTAACATCCCATGGTTCAAAACCAGCTGCGTAAAAGGCTGCTGACATTTCTCTGTCCCCGTTGCTACCTTCTTCCCGAATCACAGCTACTTTTGGTTTCAAAGTTGCAGTCATATACTTCTCATCTGTGAAGGAAGGTGTAAAAGACAATTCCCAAGAAGGTTCATGCCTAGACTTCAATCCTTCTTTCTCTGATTCCACACAAGAAGCCAATCTTTGAAACTTTTCTAGCTCAAAACTGGTTTCCTCCCACATGTCTCTTACTAAAGAAGTCTTCTCATTCAGATGAGTTACTCCATCAACATTCAATTCAATAGTGGGTGAGCCAGTCACCTGTCCAATGACCTCCCCAGAAACACCGGCGCCATTGAGTCTTTTCAATACAGTATCCAAGTTTGTCTTGCTCACCTCAAGAACAAGACCAAGCTCTTCCGCAAACAGTGTATGAAAGAGGCTGTGTCCTTTTGACTTCAAGTTCAATGTAATGCCATAGTTCCCAGCAAATGCCATTTCCAGTGCACATACCAAAAGTCCACCATCACTAATATCATGACCAGCAGATATAAGTTCATCTGCAAGAAGGTCCTGAACACCCTCAAAGACCCTTTTAAGATAAGGAACATCTTCGATATCAGGAGACTCATCTCCAACTTGGTCAAACACCTGAGCAAGAGCAGATCCACCCAACCGGCGCTTTCCCTTTGCCAAATCAATGTGAAGTAAAACACCCTCGTCTCCTAGTTTCAAATCTGGAGTCACTGTTTTTGTTATGTCAGGACATGTGACATAGACACTAATAACAAGATTTCCAGGAGCTTTGACAACCTCTCCACCTGCATGGGCTGCCATGGAAAGACTGTCCTTTCCTCCATCAATCGCAATACCAAGTTCTATCATAGCTTCTTCAAGAGCTAATGCAGCATCATACATGGCTGCTCCTTCCCCGTCAAGCTTGGCAGCATACATCCAATTACCACTTGCTTTAACATCAGAGAGAGAAGTAACCTTTGCCCAAACAAGATTTGTAAGCGCTTCTCCAACTGCCAATCTTGCCATTGCTTTTGGATTCAGCAAGCCCTTGATTGGCTGCTCCCCAATGGCACATGCACCTCCAGTCAAATTGGTGTACGTTTGAGCAATGACTGCAACATCAGCAAGAGTGATTTGCAATGGGCCAACAGTTTGCTGCTGTGCTACAAGCCCTGTCACACACCTATCAACCTTTGTTGTTAAGAATCGCTTTGAAGAGACAGATGGAAGTCTTAATACCCTCTTCAGTGAATCCATCACTGTAATCCCAGGAGCAATATCAAGTGGCTCCAAAGCCTGGTCAAACCGAGAAAATTCAAAGGTTTTTTGAGGCATATCCCCAAGTACTTTCTCAAGCTCAAGATCCACAGCAGGAGGAGGGAGAGGAAGTCCACTTGACTGACACTTCTGAATAGCTAAGCTATCAACTAATACAACACGTCCCTGACCACTAATGCTTCCAATAACAGCCATTgaaactctctctctttcacaGATCGATTGTAACAGATTGCGGCTTTCAGGCTTCACTAGGATAGCATCTTGCTCTTGATATTCTGCACCCCATATCTCTAAAACAGACATAGTGTGATCACCAACTACAATAGCACGTATATCAATTTCAGCACCCTTAGGGTATATGATTTCCTTCACAACATTGCAGTTCCCACCAGCTCCTTGATCATGAATGCTTATAATTGGGTTATTCTCTCCCATTTCAATGCAAGCACGAACAACACGATACAATTTTTGAGCCATCTCAGCATCTCCACGTTGTACTGCATTAAAATCAAGATCTGCATCATTCTGCCCACTAACCATGCTAGATGCTGCTCCACCACCCATTCCAATACGATATGCAGGGCCCCCAATCTTTACTACCAACATTCCAACTTCAGGCTCTCCTTTTGATATATGTGTATGATCAATCTGGCCAATGCCTCCACTGAACATGATTGGCTTCAACCACTCCCGCCTTTCCCCACTTAGGAGTCTCATTCCAAAACTTCGAGTGTAACCCTGAATCAATGGCTCTCCAAATTTGTTACCATAGTCTGATGCACCGTTACTAGCATCAATAAGGATTTGAAGAGGGGAAGCCAAATTTGATGGATATGTGAAAGATGGATCTTCCCAAGGAGCATAAGACCCCTCTATATTGAGGTTCCCAACACAGTAACCAGCTGTAGATGCAACAACAAAAGATCCTCTTCCTGTGGCATGAGTATCCCTGATTCGACCCCCTGCACCTGTCTCAGCACCAGGGTAAGGTGCCACTGCACATGGGAAATTGTGGGTCTCTGCTGTAAACAAAATATCAAGGTCACATGTACTTGCACTTAAAGGACAAGTTGAACCAGGTTGGACTGGTCGCAATTGCTTAGCTTGGAAGCCCTTGATTGCACTTGAGTTATCCTTGAAGCCAATGACAGAATTGTTTGGGTTTGCCTGCAAGGTGCTCTTCACAATCTGCATAAGAGTCCTATCCATAGGTTTTCCATCAATGACAATCTTCCCAGTGAAAAACCAGTGCCTGCTGTGCTCACTATTAGATTGTGCAATATCAAACAATTCAACAGTTGAAGGATTCCGTTTAATGTCATCCATAAAAAGGCTGGTGTAATACTGCAAATCTTGCTCATCAAATGCCAAACCCATCTCCTGATTGATTTCCTCCAACGCCTTCCTTCCCTTCTCCATCACCGGCACATATCTGACTTCCTCTGGAACCACACTGGTCTTGAATGATGTCAGCTTCTGGACATATACACATTCAGTCATTCGATCATGAACCATTGCCACAAAATCATTGATCTGATTATCTTGCAGAGCTCCCTTACTGTACAATAAGTATCTCCTGGACCTCTCTAAACGAGTTACCTCTGTTAACCCACATGCCCCACATATCGATACAGCATTAGTAGACCATGCAGTAGTAAAAGACAACCTAGGCCCAACCTCAATTATCACTGATTTCAACCCTTCTTGTCTCTTCTTCTCAAGAAAGCTCTCAGCCCCCAAATTCTCCGGCTCATATGTTTCTTGAAGAAGCCACTTCAAGACTTCAAGTTTCTCACTTGAAATACTTGAAGCAAGACCAATATTAAAACATTGTTCTGTCTTCAAACCAACAATCTGGTTCGAAATCTTTGTTTGAACTAACTTGAGAAGTTCAGCGGTTGCACTATCTTGAAGAAGTGGAACACGATAGAAATGAACAACCTCTTCAGCGGGCTGTTCCACCAATCTTGTCTGTTCATCTATGGAACTGCTAACATTACCAGAAACAATAGCTCTGGGCCTTGATTGAGCACAAAATTTCAATGAAACGCCTCTTCTATTAGTTATACCAAACTTCGAATTCTGATTACATAGTGTGCCCCACAACAATTGTTTCCTCTTGACAGCagaatttttattcaaaagaaGAGTGTGCCTGTGCGTACCCTGTTATtaacatttaaaagaaaaacaaaataccATCACATGTACTACATCAATCCAAAACCTCAGGACAGAGAATCAGAAAAAAGAGAATGatatgaaaatgataataaacaTAGCATCAAAATAGCGAAAACTCAAAAATGCATCAACTGTTGTTCTTTTTTGCGTGCATGTCcgcaaataaaatataattcaattctaaaacaattttttacagTTTCACAGGAACCAAACTGATAGTACTGAATCAAAACTTACTTGCAAAAACTCAGCGGCTGTAATTTCTTTTAAACCAGCCATTTACAGAGCCTGCAAAACCCACAACACATACAAAAATCAGTATCCTCACTAACCCATAATTCCAATTAAAAGTCCAAACATCCCaacatcaaaaaataaaaacaaaacaaaccctCCTATAAGAACGATCAGATTAACAGCcgaaaaaaagatgaaatcacgccatttaaaaaagtcaaaaaaaaaaagcaaaaatcaatattaaatacAGATTTAATACGTGTACATAAAAAGATATAGACCTGGCAGTTTAGTAGAAAGAATCGGTGAAGTGAGCAGTGAGACTTTGGTGACTAGGGTGCTTGTTTTCTAGAGAGCAAAACCCTACTTCGTGCGTTAGCGAGAAGTGAAGGTAGTACTGATAGCTTTGCATTTGCTATTTGCCGTTTCGGAcacaagaattaaaaattttaaaagttacttaccttaaaaaataaacaaatgaaagtAATAAGATTCTTTGGTATGAATAAGAGCGTTGTCGTCCCTAAAGTTTGCCTTAAGTATTTGTCATACCGAATTCTAAGTAGTTTTGATCCTTGTCTATAACATTTTGGTCCCTAAAACTTAGGGCTGAGCAATTCTGGTACTTTGCTATGAAAGTGAGAACAGGAATCAAAATCACAATCACGTGAGGATAGATTCTCACCTATAACCTCGACAAATAGTTTTAGGTAGAGGCGATAGTGGATCAAACCAAATTGATGTCAACATAGTCAATTAGACCCAAGGTCTATATAGTAATGATTTTTTGGATTAGATTGATACgatcaaaatataaaacccaCAGTTCAATCTTATATACATGGGGTCACGTTGTGTCTATAATTAGAGttagatttaaattgagtttgttcAAAGTCGAGTTTAATTCGAACAAGTTCGAAACGAGTCAGTCATACATATATGAGCTCAATCTCGAACTATacgttaaatttttaattaaaaattttgatacaaaataatattatttagaccaatatgtattaaaacgacatcgttttaataacgaaaaacaattcgaatcgagtttaaacTTGGCTTCCACAAGTTCGATGAGCTCGAGCTTtactcgatttgaatctaaccctatctATAATAATAGGTTAGGCCTAGGGGGGTTGGCCGgtgattttcttaaaaaaaaaaaaattaattaaaaaatttgtttaaatttttatttttaattgccAATAAGAACAAGTTGGCCCTTTCCGTGTTGGGCTTTTTCCTAAGGCTTCAGGTCAATCCAACCCAATTGATGTCTCAAGTTTTTTCGGTTCTGATTCCTCTTAGAACTGCTTACAATCACAAAAGCAAAATTAGCTCTGACCTGACTCTAGTACTCTTTGCCACATCAATTCCCAAATCGGGTCCTTCATCCATCATCTCCTGTTGTAAAAATAAGTGTCTTTTGAATGTAACGTATTGTTATAGCATTCAAACGTGTCTTGATTGTGAGACATTATGAACACTTACTATAGAAACTTTCAAAactgtattattattttaatcaaaggTATCTAGGAGTGATCTAGGAGATAAGATATCTAGTTTACCAACTTAGttatagaattaaaatattaaaaaactgaatttttggttgagttttctttttattaaattttttaaaagcagATTACTGAATTGAGCCagctttcaaattaaaaaataatataaaaattaaattaattttagttgtATAAGATCTGGTGGAGTTCCAAAGATAATGGCTAACGAGGAGGCTCCAtaattatgcatataaacaCTTCCAACTTCCAAGTATCGTGTCAAGTTGAAGAAATAGGTACCTCATTTGGCAAGGTTTTCagatgtgattgagtgattacTGATGCATTTCGTCCATACAAATTTCCATTGATGTTTCCTCTCTTATCTTCAgtatttatttaagtatttgAAGAACTGATCTTTTCTTGGCCTTTTTATAGGTGATTCATCTGTCAATAGCATTTTGTCtgtaaattgaatttgatatgcTTTGATACTTCTCTCTTGAATCTGTGTgctcaacaatttttttatatcttgttggtaAGTTTTCAGGGCTTATATGTGAATATTTATGGCTTTTGTTTCAATGAAAAAGCAAACATGCATATGCTCACAAACTAGCAGACTTTAATAAGGAGATCAATTTTAGcttctatataaatcaatacaagtttaaaaaatgacagcaGGCACAAAACATGCACAGTTTAGTtgtatcatcaaataatttgcTCTTTTATCACAACAAAACATCAGTTTAGTTACCTGTGACACCTCCAGTTGCTCCAAGCATTATTTCCCAGCTGCTCTCTGTCCTTCAGCCTGTCCTGCCAAGATTATTTCCCAGTCTATGCTGACCAGAATTTTTGTCTGCAGGTGCCTGCCAAAGGGCTCCTTCTCTTCCCATGCTGATCAATTACTGCTCTAAATGGTCTCCTACTACTGCCCCCTCATTCAAAACCTTGTCCATTCTCCTTCTGGAAATTCAGATTCCCAGCCCTTGCGCTGCCCAGACTTTTCTCCTCCATTATGGAAGCTGCCTATGGAAGTTTTGTGCAATAGTCCTTCTGTGGTCTGCTTCTTTGTTACATTTCTGATGATAATTTGCTTTTTGGCGCAACTGCCTTCTCTGCCTTCGTGAATGAGTCCAGCTTTCTCAGACACAAAGAGAGACATTCCTGCTGCTGCAGAACTGAAAACTCtgaatttttgttccattttgttgataatttttttatagctTAAATATCTTAGTCAGGCTTGCTCTTCTTactataaaattagatattatttttttgatgttCTTCCTCTTGAACTCTATCAAAGTAGAAACTTTAATAGACTTTCAAGAGGAGAAGCTCTTAGATTGCTTGGTTTTTTTGTGTGTCTAGAAGTTGGCCTAGGTGTGGTTTCACTATCCTTCCGAGTGAAGGATGAGCTTAAGTTGTTGTCGAGTCCCTCGTTTTTAGGACCCgtcatttttctttgttaatatatttatttacatacccaaaaaaaaaaaaggagaaaacatTAGTTTAGTTGTGACCTTATATGCTTTTGCACACATATAGTTTAT harbors:
- the LOC123192543 gene encoding probable phosphoribosylformylglycinamidine synthase, chloroplastic/mitochondrial, with translation MAGLKEITAAEFLQGTHRHTLLLNKNSAVKRKQLLWGTLCNQNSKFGITNRRGVSLKFCAQSRPRAIVSGNVSSSIDEQTRLVEQPAEEVVHFYRVPLLQDSATAELLKLVQTKISNQIVGLKTEQCFNIGLASSISSEKLEVLKWLLQETYEPENLGAESFLEKKRQEGLKSVIIEVGPRLSFTTAWSTNAVSICGACGLTEVTRLERSRRYLLYSKGALQDNQINDFVAMVHDRMTECVYVQKLTSFKTSVVPEEVRYVPVMEKGRKALEEINQEMGLAFDEQDLQYYTSLFMDDIKRNPSTVELFDIAQSNSEHSRHWFFTGKIVIDGKPMDRTLMQIVKSTLQANPNNSVIGFKDNSSAIKGFQAKQLRPVQPGSTCPLSASTCDLDILFTAETHNFPCAVAPYPGAETGAGGRIRDTHATGRGSFVVASTAGYCVGNLNIEGSYAPWEDPSFTYPSNLASPLQILIDASNGASDYGNKFGEPLIQGYTRSFGMRLLSGERREWLKPIMFSGGIGQIDHTHISKGEPEVGMLVVKIGGPAYRIGMGGGAASSMVSGQNDADLDFNAVQRGDAEMAQKLYRVVRACIEMGENNPIISIHDQGAGGNCNVVKEIIYPKGAEIDIRAIVVGDHTMSVLEIWGAEYQEQDAILVKPESRNLLQSICERERVSMAVIGSISGQGRVVLVDSLAIQKCQSSGLPLPPPAVDLELEKVLGDMPQKTFEFSRFDQALEPLDIAPGITVMDSLKRVLRLPSVSSKRFLTTKVDRCVTGLVAQQQTVGPLQITLADVAVIAQTYTNLTGGACAIGEQPIKGLLNPKAMARLAVGEALTNLVWAKVTSLSDVKASGNWMYAAKLDGEGAAMYDAALALEEAMIELGIAIDGGKDSLSMAAHAGGEVVKAPGNLVISVYVTCPDITKTVTPDLKLGDEGVLLHIDLAKGKRRLGGSALAQVFDQVGDESPDIEDVPYLKRVFEGVQDLLADELISAGHDISDGGLLVCALEMAFAGNYGITLNLKSKGHSLFHTLFAEELGLVLEVSKTNLDTVLKRLNGAGVSGEVIGQVTGSPTIELNVDGVTHLNEKTSLVRDMWEETSFELEKFQRLASCVESEKEGLKSRHEPSWELSFTPSFTDEKYMTATLKPKVAVIREEGSNGDREMSAAFYAAGFEPWDVTMSELLNGAISLQDFRGIAFVGGFSYADVLDSAKGWSASIRFNQPLLNQFQEFYKRPDTFSLGVCNGCQLMALLGWVPGPQVGGVHGAGGDPSQPRFIHNESGRFECRFTSVAIKDSPAIMFKGMEGSTLGVWAAHGEGRAYFPDDGVLDRVLHSGLAPVRYCDDDGNPTEAYPFNVNGSPLGVAAICSPDGRHLAMMPHPERCFLMWQFPWYPKDWTVDKKGPSPWLKMFQNAREWCS